One genomic window of Pigmentiphaga litoralis includes the following:
- a CDS encoding non-ribosomal peptide synthetase, with protein MNPSNHNNEPGFGISLLTQRTPTGSVQGNVPVTQSGSQQQLWFLQRLDPALTAYNLPSAFRLAGALSVTALSRALQAVVEKHGILRTRFYESDGVPMQCTLPTSAPVLEFVDLSLHHPSARQSLLETNVAGITDHQFDLTSGVPLVARLVRMDAEVHILAVCMHHIVSDGWSNQILIRDLARAYQLACPHQEEVQLDPLPLQFTDFAVWQRNQIDSGAFAKDIDYWNNYLGKDVPPLELPLDFKRPDAQTFSGSAVEFDLGPVVAEQLNLLCRQEKCTPFVALFAAWQLVLSRVSGQPDFAVGVPTSGRTHPEVQDLIGFFVTTQAFMSRAASSSTVRDLCRAVRSDAIAALRHADAPIDLIMAARPERRELNRSPIFQVLFGLQVANSSQRLSLDGLQVEPIRFKQDGAKYELALEMTVVDTTVRGRLEFNTDLFTEATARRLSGYYLSVLKGMTAGGDCLLAAIDMLDDTDTAELRAWSENPQDYGEMVAVHRLFESCAKRRPHSIAVVFEREALTYRELDARSNRLANRLLCMGVGADAKIGVVMNRSVDMVAALLAILKAGAAYVPLDPDYPRDRLAFMVADSGVKLLLTQSVIRDRTWMGDGVHVVDVDLVSLDDVSDSNPTVDVHSKSLAYVIYTSGSTGRPKGVGNSHGALFNRLAWMQQAYRLDESDTIIQKTPYSFDVSVWEFFWPLMIGARLLVAGPGDHRDPARLVDLIIREQVTTIHFVPSMLQAFLEFPGAQTCTSIRRIVCSGEALPAESQLKVWKLLPRATLYNLYGPTEAAIDVTHWTCVNEQRNHVPIGSPIGNVTTHVLDNTMRRVPCGVAGELYLGGVGLARGYEGRQGLTAERFVADPTANEGGRLYRTGDLARWNAEGHLEYLGRLDHQVKIRGFRIELGELEAILLAQPEVREAVVVARRDQEERRLVGYVSLAPDHSVDAIALKQRLVASLPDHMVPSAIVLLDKLPLNSNGKVDRNALPEPEYASEDAYEAPNGETEQALARMWADMLGVARVGRKDNFFRLGGHSLLALRLLGQMQSNGYHANVRDLFANPVLSNFATSIRSDPAKPPSVSPNPIPMNCSAITPEMLTLVDLEAHQIRDIEANVPGGAANIQDIYPLVPLQEGILFHHRLQLQGDAYVTPRLLAFDSKDRLERFIASFNKVIQRHDILRTAVRWEGLPEPVQVVYRKAELQMEWLQAEGDVSARLNAMVDPQCHRLDVRHAPMIRAIAARDEVANRWLLQLPSHHLVMDHTTLEHIVDEIRVIEEGRECELSDPVGFRQFVADIRSNADKAGDIAFFAEMLGDVTEPTMPFGCNDVHGTGARTEVARLSLDVALCETLRQQAKRHGVTAAAVFHLAWGIVLSRTAGTDDPVFGTVLFGRMQESSGASQALGLFINTLPIRIQAHAQDVVQSLLNTQGCLNGLMRHEHASLALAQRCSGVSGAVPLFSSLLNYRHIRSSERDGHAVRWEGIELLASHERSNYPISMSIDDSGLGFDLVAHADVSVGASRLCGFLQTALEGLAEALSDGQSHPMRHLSILNEQERHQLRGWMSNPANDESAMPVHLAFQRQARARPAATALIFNSRSVSYGALNGTANVLAHRLIKWGVRHEVRVGVFMDRSIEMIVALLAILKAGGTYVPLDPDYPTDRLSYMVEDSGTVLLLSQAHLRGRLPAVATIPVHDVDLQELARMHEDDPSIATHGEHLAYLIYTSGSTGQPKGVAVRHLGLAICMEWMQETYVLTQSDTVLHKAPFSFDVSVWEIFWPLSVGARLVIAAPGDQRDPVRITKLIVDHDVSVLNFVPSMLQAFLANESIEMATRLRYIICGGEAMPAATRSDAIRRLRGVSLQNLYGPTETTIHVTQYSCRDDGESLVPIGRPVSGTQVYVLDANMELVPRGVEGELFIGGALLARGYLNRQALSAERFVANPHGELGDRLYRTGDLVRWREDGELQYLGRLDHQVKIRGLRIELGEVEARLNAVQGVKAAVVVATDAQLLGYVTAMAGHHLEVSSITAQLRHGLPDYMVPSSITVLDALPLNINGKVDRKALPLPSFETGLIRDVPHSGLERQLADIWAAVLGVTRVGRFDNFFELGGHSLLALNLLDRIRATGLQVEVRTLFEHPILADFASAASRSSLEEKVKVPRNLIPAGCTAITKDMLTLIELEDSQIACIEAAVPGGAANIQDIYPLAPLQEGIFFHHMLQRQGDAYVTPRLLSFDTRQRIEKFITAFNMVIQRHDILRSAIVWEGLIEPAQVVYRQADLGIEWLDDLRGDIASALSARVDPSFYRMDVQRAPLVRAVAAQDPNNDRWLLQLPSHHLILDHTTLDQIISEVALIQEGRIAELTDPIPYRQVVAHARLGVSEAEHRKYFTEILADVDEPTAPFGLTNVYSGGLDSDEAELRLDSGLSKQVRQRSQQYGVSAAALFHLAWGLVLAKTSAKGDDVVFGTVLFGRMASGAGAQRAVGLFINTLPIRIRFLHRNVLQSLKETQAALAQLLNHEHASLSLAQRCSQVPADAPLFTALFNYRYSVEGKSDVPPPGLQGIQSLGGTERSNYPVDMSVDDLGEGFRLVAQVPESIGAARLCRYLATAVADVVDALSVQPQRAIAALSILSDGEAKHLLRRGDKRKPAQNHLPVHRLFEKVAMEQPATLAVLCGNESLSYDAINRRANILARHLVARGVTLESRVGLALERSADMVVGVLAVLKAGGAYVPLDPNYPLDRLVHMLADSRADLLLTQRSLASQLPRLPYVGLVELDDVAWESDSIQNLDVQVDLRNLAYLIYTSGSTGKPKGVGISHGSLAEHARVSVGFFALTPADRVLQFATLNFDGCIEQLFAPLIIGASVVIRGAAVWDSETFYKELIRQQISVVDLTTAYWMLLVQDFARRGLTDYGRLRQLHVGGEALPPDGLNAWRLANLSHVKLLNTYGPTEATVTASVLDCSPYATQIKPLPSRMSIGRALEGRSLQVVDPALSLSPVGIPGELLIGGDLLARGYVNRPGLTAERFIADEFGEPGTRRYRTGDLVCWNAESELDYLGRIDDQVKIRGFRVEPGEIEAVVQQERNVRQTVVVHKSQASGSRLIAYVALERGEAIDIDELRRRIVLQLPDYMVPSQFVIVDELPMSPNGKINKKALPEPVLEIRSTYEAPLGNEETAVAAVWADVLGLARLGRHDNFFELGGHSLLALRAFQKIREILPEQGFELASLYGNPTVATFVAAKERKPSILKLNRCMAGRPPLIILHDGWGSVLDSASLAQSLGGTCSVLGLPYSLAACSTEVLPEGMAGLALRHCEHLLSLDYSSYRLAGWCLGGALAPLVAKELVNRGKKVDLVLAIDPFVPQLAPLSGADFQTQLLDFLAILVPVQTHKAMLRQFDFETMVKGAHDSSDVERVIETVLSKLSQSDLHEYGSLTPPELCDMFLTAQFLDVASATVCASPLISEPMTVWWSSNRSQLEIRRFSDWAARGAVQHRRLPESHLGIIRAATLFDEIGALIRRLD; from the coding sequence ATGAATCCCAGTAACCACAACAACGAGCCCGGCTTTGGCATTTCCCTGCTCACTCAGCGCACTCCGACGGGTTCGGTCCAAGGTAATGTGCCAGTTACGCAGTCTGGCTCGCAACAGCAACTATGGTTTCTGCAGCGACTCGATCCGGCACTCACTGCCTACAATCTGCCGAGCGCCTTCAGGTTGGCCGGTGCGCTGAGCGTGACGGCCCTGTCGCGAGCGCTCCAGGCGGTCGTCGAGAAACACGGAATACTGCGGACCCGCTTCTACGAAAGCGATGGCGTGCCCATGCAATGCACCTTGCCAACGTCGGCGCCTGTGCTGGAATTCGTCGATCTTTCGTTGCATCACCCATCTGCCCGGCAGTCGCTTCTGGAAACGAATGTCGCAGGCATTACTGATCATCAATTCGACCTGACTTCCGGTGTGCCGCTGGTGGCGCGATTGGTTCGCATGGATGCCGAAGTTCACATACTTGCCGTGTGCATGCACCACATCGTCTCGGACGGTTGGTCGAATCAGATATTGATTCGGGATCTCGCTCGCGCGTACCAGTTAGCGTGCCCGCACCAGGAAGAAGTGCAGCTCGATCCATTGCCGCTGCAGTTCACGGACTTTGCTGTATGGCAAAGGAATCAGATCGACAGTGGTGCGTTCGCGAAGGACATCGATTATTGGAACAACTATCTTGGAAAAGACGTCCCTCCTTTGGAGCTGCCGCTGGATTTCAAGAGACCTGACGCACAGACATTTTCAGGGAGTGCTGTCGAGTTCGACTTGGGGCCTGTCGTCGCGGAGCAACTGAACTTACTGTGCCGGCAAGAGAAGTGCACGCCATTCGTCGCGCTGTTTGCCGCATGGCAGTTGGTCCTGTCGCGTGTCAGCGGACAGCCGGATTTTGCCGTGGGCGTGCCTACGTCAGGTCGCACGCATCCTGAGGTTCAGGACCTGATCGGGTTTTTTGTCACCACTCAGGCGTTCATGAGCCGGGCAGCTTCGAGTTCGACAGTGCGGGACCTGTGCCGAGCTGTCCGCTCGGATGCCATTGCAGCACTCCGCCATGCCGATGCGCCAATTGATCTCATCATGGCCGCCCGGCCAGAACGCCGCGAGCTGAATCGCAGTCCGATTTTTCAGGTTTTGTTCGGTCTTCAGGTGGCGAATTCGTCGCAGCGTCTTTCCCTGGACGGATTGCAGGTCGAACCCATCAGATTCAAGCAAGACGGCGCCAAGTATGAACTGGCGCTGGAAATGACCGTCGTCGACACGACCGTGCGAGGACGACTGGAGTTCAATACGGATTTGTTCACCGAGGCAACGGCGCGGCGGCTTTCCGGGTACTACCTCAGCGTCCTCAAGGGCATGACCGCAGGCGGCGACTGCCTGCTTGCGGCTATCGACATGCTGGACGACACCGATACAGCGGAGTTGCGTGCGTGGAGTGAGAACCCGCAAGACTATGGCGAGATGGTAGCCGTGCATCGCCTCTTTGAGTCATGCGCGAAACGTAGGCCGCATTCCATCGCAGTTGTCTTCGAAAGGGAGGCATTGACCTACCGGGAACTCGATGCTCGCAGCAATCGTTTGGCGAACCGCTTGCTCTGCATGGGGGTAGGGGCGGACGCCAAGATTGGTGTGGTTATGAATCGCTCGGTGGACATGGTTGCAGCGCTGTTGGCCATACTCAAAGCGGGTGCCGCCTATGTGCCGCTCGATCCGGACTACCCGCGCGATCGGCTCGCGTTCATGGTGGCGGATAGCGGAGTCAAGCTGCTGCTGACTCAAAGCGTCATCCGCGATCGAACCTGGATGGGCGATGGGGTGCACGTCGTCGATGTGGATCTCGTGTCTCTGGACGACGTGTCGGATTCCAACCCCACAGTGGACGTTCACTCGAAGAGCCTTGCTTACGTGATCTATACGTCTGGGTCCACCGGCAGGCCCAAGGGCGTTGGTAATAGCCATGGGGCGTTGTTCAACCGGCTCGCATGGATGCAGCAGGCGTACCGACTCGATGAGTCGGACACGATCATCCAGAAGACGCCCTACAGTTTTGATGTGTCAGTGTGGGAGTTCTTCTGGCCGTTGATGATAGGGGCAAGATTGCTGGTTGCCGGACCCGGCGATCATCGCGATCCTGCTCGGCTGGTCGATCTCATAATTCGGGAGCAGGTAACGACAATACATTTCGTGCCCTCGATGCTCCAGGCTTTCCTTGAATTTCCGGGCGCGCAGACGTGCACAAGTATCCGACGTATCGTCTGCAGCGGCGAGGCGCTCCCCGCGGAGTCACAGCTCAAGGTCTGGAAGCTGTTGCCCCGCGCGACCCTGTACAACCTCTACGGACCGACCGAGGCGGCCATTGATGTCACGCACTGGACCTGCGTCAATGAGCAACGCAATCACGTACCGATTGGCAGCCCGATCGGCAACGTTACGACGCACGTGCTGGACAACACGATGCGCCGTGTCCCTTGCGGCGTCGCTGGCGAACTCTATCTGGGCGGTGTCGGCCTGGCCCGCGGCTACGAAGGCAGGCAGGGTCTCACCGCTGAACGGTTTGTTGCGGACCCGACCGCAAACGAAGGCGGGCGGTTGTACCGCACGGGCGACCTGGCGCGTTGGAACGCCGAGGGGCACCTTGAATACCTCGGGCGGCTCGATCATCAAGTGAAGATCCGGGGTTTTCGTATCGAGCTTGGGGAGCTCGAAGCCATACTTCTGGCGCAGCCGGAAGTGCGCGAGGCGGTGGTGGTTGCAAGACGCGATCAGGAGGAGCGGCGACTTGTGGGGTACGTTTCGTTGGCACCCGACCATAGTGTTGACGCAATCGCACTGAAGCAGCGATTGGTGGCGTCCCTGCCGGACCATATGGTGCCAAGTGCCATTGTTCTCCTCGACAAGCTGCCTTTGAACAGCAATGGCAAGGTCGACCGTAACGCTTTGCCCGAGCCTGAGTATGCGTCCGAAGATGCTTACGAGGCGCCAAATGGCGAAACCGAGCAGGCGTTGGCAAGAATGTGGGCAGATATGCTCGGCGTGGCGCGCGTCGGTCGCAAAGACAACTTCTTCCGCCTGGGCGGGCATTCGTTGCTGGCGCTGCGCCTGCTTGGGCAGATGCAGTCAAACGGCTATCACGCGAACGTTCGTGACTTGTTCGCGAACCCGGTGCTGAGCAATTTTGCAACGTCGATCCGAAGCGATCCGGCTAAGCCGCCGTCTGTTTCCCCAAACCCGATTCCCATGAATTGCTCGGCGATCACTCCGGAAATGTTGACGCTGGTGGATCTAGAGGCGCACCAGATTCGGGACATCGAAGCGAACGTGCCGGGGGGTGCAGCGAACATCCAGGACATCTACCCGTTAGTGCCGTTGCAAGAGGGGATCCTATTCCACCACCGCTTGCAGTTGCAGGGCGATGCGTATGTGACCCCTCGGCTGCTGGCGTTCGACAGCAAGGATCGGCTGGAGCGGTTTATCGCCAGCTTCAATAAAGTGATCCAGCGCCATGACATCCTTCGAACGGCCGTGCGATGGGAAGGCTTGCCTGAACCCGTTCAGGTCGTTTATCGGAAAGCCGAACTGCAGATGGAATGGCTGCAAGCCGAAGGAGATGTCTCTGCGCGTCTCAATGCCATGGTGGACCCGCAATGTCATCGCCTGGACGTCAGGCACGCGCCGATGATCCGAGCGATTGCCGCTCGTGATGAAGTGGCGAATCGCTGGTTGTTGCAGCTTCCTAGCCACCATCTGGTAATGGACCACACGACGCTTGAACACATCGTCGACGAAATCCGAGTGATCGAAGAAGGTCGCGAATGCGAATTGAGTGATCCCGTAGGATTCCGTCAGTTTGTTGCTGACATCCGGAGTAACGCCGACAAGGCAGGTGACATCGCGTTTTTCGCGGAAATGCTGGGCGACGTTACCGAACCGACGATGCCGTTCGGCTGCAACGATGTACATGGAACCGGTGCAAGAACCGAAGTTGCGCGGCTTTCGCTAGATGTTGCTTTATGCGAAACCCTAAGACAACAGGCCAAAAGGCACGGGGTGACTGCGGCTGCAGTCTTCCACCTTGCATGGGGCATCGTGCTGTCACGGACGGCAGGCACTGACGACCCCGTATTTGGAACTGTTCTTTTCGGCCGCATGCAAGAAAGTTCTGGAGCCAGCCAGGCACTGGGCCTGTTCATCAATACGCTGCCCATCCGGATACAGGCTCACGCCCAAGACGTCGTGCAGAGTCTGCTGAACACGCAAGGATGTCTTAACGGCCTTATGCGGCATGAACATGCCAGCCTTGCACTGGCTCAGCGATGCAGTGGGGTTTCTGGCGCCGTACCGCTGTTCAGCAGCTTGCTCAATTATCGACATATCCGATCCTCCGAGCGTGATGGGCACGCTGTTAGGTGGGAGGGCATTGAACTGCTCGCGAGTCATGAACGCAGCAACTATCCGATCAGCATGTCGATTGACGATTCGGGCCTAGGCTTCGATCTGGTCGCCCATGCTGATGTTTCGGTAGGGGCGAGCCGTCTGTGCGGATTTCTTCAAACTGCGCTGGAGGGCCTGGCCGAGGCGCTGAGCGACGGCCAAAGCCACCCAATGCGTCACCTGTCGATACTGAATGAGCAAGAAAGGCATCAACTCCGGGGTTGGATGTCGAACCCAGCAAATGATGAGTCTGCAATGCCGGTCCATCTGGCATTCCAGCGTCAGGCACGTGCGCGTCCAGCGGCAACTGCTTTGATTTTCAACTCACGTAGCGTCAGCTATGGAGCGTTGAACGGCACTGCCAATGTGTTGGCCCACCGCCTGATCAAATGGGGGGTCCGGCATGAAGTACGAGTCGGCGTTTTCATGGACCGGTCCATTGAAATGATCGTCGCCTTGCTGGCCATCCTGAAAGCAGGGGGAACCTACGTACCTTTGGATCCCGATTACCCGACTGATCGGCTTTCTTACATGGTCGAAGATAGCGGTACCGTCCTGCTGCTGTCGCAGGCCCATCTGCGCGGCCGCTTGCCGGCAGTTGCCACTATCCCAGTGCATGATGTTGACCTGCAGGAGCTTGCACGGATGCACGAGGACGACCCTTCGATAGCCACCCATGGCGAGCATCTGGCGTACCTGATCTACACGTCTGGCTCCACGGGTCAGCCTAAGGGTGTCGCCGTGCGGCATCTAGGCCTGGCTATCTGCATGGAGTGGATGCAGGAAACCTACGTCTTGACGCAGTCGGATACGGTTTTGCATAAGGCGCCATTCAGTTTTGACGTATCCGTGTGGGAAATCTTCTGGCCCTTGAGTGTCGGCGCTCGCTTGGTCATTGCAGCGCCTGGCGACCAACGGGATCCCGTTCGAATCACGAAGCTCATCGTCGACCATGACGTGTCGGTGCTGAACTTCGTGCCATCGATGTTGCAGGCGTTTCTGGCTAATGAGTCCATCGAGATGGCAACGCGACTGCGTTACATCATCTGCGGCGGCGAAGCGATGCCGGCGGCTACCCGATCTGATGCCATCCGCAGGCTGCGAGGCGTGAGCCTGCAAAACCTCTATGGTCCGACAGAGACAACGATCCACGTCACCCAGTATTCGTGCCGTGACGACGGTGAATCGCTTGTGCCGATCGGTCGGCCCGTTTCCGGAACGCAGGTCTATGTACTTGACGCAAATATGGAGCTCGTACCCAGGGGCGTAGAGGGTGAGCTTTTCATCGGCGGCGCCTTGCTCGCTCGTGGCTACTTGAACCGCCAGGCGCTGAGTGCCGAAAGGTTCGTGGCGAATCCGCACGGCGAACTGGGCGACAGGCTTTATCGCACAGGCGATCTGGTCCGGTGGCGCGAGGATGGCGAACTGCAATACCTGGGGCGGCTGGACCACCAGGTCAAGATCAGAGGACTCAGGATCGAACTCGGTGAGGTCGAGGCAAGGTTGAACGCAGTGCAAGGGGTGAAAGCTGCAGTAGTGGTCGCCACAGATGCCCAACTTCTTGGCTACGTTACGGCGATGGCGGGTCACCATCTCGAAGTATCCAGCATTACCGCCCAATTGCGTCATGGCTTGCCGGATTACATGGTGCCAAGCTCGATAACGGTACTGGATGCCCTACCGCTGAATATCAATGGGAAGGTTGACAGGAAAGCTTTGCCATTGCCGTCGTTCGAAACTGGCCTGATTCGTGACGTTCCACATTCCGGCCTTGAACGCCAACTTGCGGATATCTGGGCTGCCGTGCTTGGCGTCACTCGTGTCGGGCGATTCGACAATTTCTTTGAGTTAGGCGGGCATTCATTATTGGCGTTGAATTTGCTGGATCGTATACGGGCTACTGGTCTGCAGGTCGAAGTTCGTACCTTATTCGAACATCCAATCCTCGCTGATTTTGCAAGTGCAGCATCCAGATCTTCCTTGGAAGAGAAGGTGAAGGTACCGCGGAACCTAATACCGGCGGGATGCACCGCGATAACCAAAGACATGCTGACGCTTATTGAGCTAGAGGACTCGCAGATTGCATGCATCGAGGCAGCCGTCCCTGGCGGCGCAGCCAACATCCAAGACATCTATCCATTGGCCCCGCTACAGGAAGGAATCTTTTTTCATCATATGCTCCAGCGCCAAGGCGATGCGTATGTCACGCCAAGGCTGCTTAGTTTCGATACCAGACAACGCATCGAAAAGTTCATCACGGCATTCAACATGGTGATCCAGCGACACGACATCTTGCGGTCTGCAATTGTGTGGGAGGGCTTGATCGAGCCTGCACAGGTGGTTTACAGGCAGGCTGATCTGGGCATTGAATGGCTCGATGATCTTCGTGGCGACATCGCGTCAGCGCTCAGTGCCCGAGTTGACCCATCCTTCTACCGTATGGACGTTCAACGTGCACCGCTCGTGCGCGCGGTAGCTGCTCAAGATCCGAACAACGACCGCTGGCTTCTTCAACTGCCCAGTCACCATCTGATACTCGATCACACCACACTCGATCAGATCATCTCGGAGGTGGCATTGATCCAAGAGGGCCGCATCGCTGAGTTGACAGATCCAATCCCGTACCGCCAAGTCGTTGCGCACGCGCGCTTAGGCGTCAGCGAAGCAGAGCATCGAAAATACTTTACGGAGATTTTAGCCGACGTCGACGAGCCCACTGCGCCGTTTGGATTGACGAATGTTTACAGTGGTGGACTGGATTCGGACGAGGCAGAACTGCGGTTGGACTCCGGCCTGTCCAAGCAAGTCCGTCAACGCTCGCAGCAATACGGGGTAAGCGCGGCAGCCTTGTTCCATTTGGCGTGGGGGCTAGTGCTAGCCAAAACTTCTGCCAAAGGCGACGACGTCGTTTTCGGAACGGTGCTGTTTGGCCGAATGGCGAGCGGCGCTGGAGCGCAGCGGGCTGTCGGATTGTTCATCAATACCTTGCCTATTCGCATCCGCTTTCTTCACCGGAACGTGCTGCAAAGCTTGAAGGAAACGCAGGCTGCGCTGGCGCAACTGCTCAATCACGAACACGCTAGTTTGTCATTGGCGCAGCGATGCAGCCAAGTACCTGCGGATGCACCCCTTTTCACCGCGCTTTTTAATTATCGCTACAGCGTTGAAGGCAAGTCAGATGTCCCGCCGCCAGGTCTGCAAGGCATTCAGTCGCTCGGTGGGACAGAACGGTCTAACTACCCGGTCGACATGTCCGTCGATGACCTAGGAGAAGGATTCCGACTAGTAGCCCAGGTTCCCGAGTCGATCGGTGCAGCCAGACTATGCCGCTATCTTGCTACGGCGGTGGCCGACGTTGTTGACGCCCTGTCGGTCCAACCGCAGCGTGCAATCGCCGCTCTGTCGATACTTTCGGATGGAGAGGCTAAGCACCTTCTACGACGCGGCGACAAGCGCAAGCCTGCTCAGAACCATTTGCCTGTCCATCGACTGTTTGAAAAAGTCGCGATGGAGCAACCCGCGACGCTTGCTGTCCTTTGCGGAAATGAGAGCCTCTCTTACGATGCCATCAATCGGAGGGCCAACATTCTTGCACGGCATCTTGTCGCACGCGGCGTCACTTTGGAGTCGCGGGTAGGCCTTGCTTTGGAACGGTCTGCAGACATGGTCGTGGGCGTGTTGGCGGTGCTCAAGGCGGGAGGCGCCTACGTTCCCCTGGATCCCAACTACCCGCTAGATCGTCTAGTGCACATGCTCGCCGACAGTAGGGCAGACTTACTGCTGACTCAACGATCGCTAGCAAGTCAGCTACCGCGTCTGCCCTATGTAGGCCTCGTGGAACTCGATGACGTAGCGTGGGAATCTGACAGCATCCAGAACCTGGATGTCCAGGTAGACCTGCGCAATCTGGCTTATTTAATTTACACGTCAGGATCTACTGGAAAGCCTAAAGGAGTAGGTATATCGCACGGGAGCTTGGCCGAGCATGCTCGCGTCTCGGTGGGATTCTTTGCGCTGACACCTGCAGACAGGGTGCTGCAGTTCGCCACCTTGAATTTTGACGGTTGTATCGAGCAACTCTTTGCACCATTGATTATTGGTGCGAGCGTGGTAATTCGCGGTGCAGCAGTCTGGGACAGCGAGACTTTCTACAAAGAGTTGATTCGTCAGCAAATTTCAGTCGTGGATCTGACCACTGCCTATTGGATGCTTCTGGTTCAGGACTTCGCGCGTCGTGGCCTGACTGATTACGGAAGGCTGCGGCAGCTTCACGTTGGAGGCGAGGCGCTGCCACCTGATGGGCTTAACGCGTGGCGGTTAGCTAATCTTTCCCACGTAAAATTACTCAATACTTATGGGCCGACAGAAGCGACGGTCACAGCGTCGGTTCTTGATTGCAGTCCTTATGCAACCCAAATCAAGCCACTGCCGTCACGGATGTCCATTGGCCGAGCGCTAGAAGGTCGATCGCTGCAAGTCGTCGATCCAGCGCTTTCGCTAAGCCCTGTAGGGATCCCAGGCGAATTACTCATTGGAGGAGATCTGTTAGCGCGGGGCTACGTCAATCGCCCCGGCTTGACCGCAGAACGCTTTATTGCGGACGAGTTTGGCGAGCCCGGGACGAGGCGATACCGGACCGGTGACCTTGTTTGCTGGAATGCTGAAAGCGAATTGGATTACCTGGGTAGGATCGACGACCAAGTGAAGATCCGCGGTTTCCGGGTCGAGCCGGGAGAGATAGAGGCGGTAGTGCAGCAGGAGCGCAACGTCAGGCAGACTGTCGTTGTGCACAAGTCGCAAGCCAGCGGATCGCGTCTGATCGCTTATGTTGCGTTGGAGCGTGGAGAAGCAATAGATATCGACGAGCTGCGCAGGCGGATTGTCTTGCAGCTTCCCGACTACATGGTTCCGAGTCAATTCGTCATCGTCGATGAACTCCCTATGAGTCCGAACGGAAAAATCAACAAGAAGGCGCTGCCTGAACCGGTGCTGGAGATTCGGTCGACATATGAGGCACCGTTGGGCAACGAGGAGACAGCAGTGGCTGCAGTATGGGCCGACGTCCTTGGCCTGGCGCGCCTAGGGCGCCATGACAACTTCTTCGAGTTGGGTGGGCATTCGCTCCTGGCTCTGAGGGCATTTCAAAAGATCAGAGAAATTCTTCCTGAACAAGGATTCGAGCTCGCCAGTCTTTACGGCAATCCTACCGTTGCGACGTTCGTGGCAGCTAAGGAAAGAAAGCCGTCGATTCTTAAATTGAACCGATGCATGGCGGGCCGACCACCGCTGATCATTTTGCATGATGGATGGGGCAGCGTGCTGGACTCCGCTTCCTTGGCACAGTCCCTGGGGGGGACCTGCAGCGTCCTTGGCCTGCCTTACTCGCTGGCAGCTTGCTCGACGGAAGTGCTACCCGAGGGCATGGCCGGCCTTGCGCTTAGGCATTGCGAACATCTCCTCTCTCTTGATTACTCCAGCTATCGGCTCGCCGGCTGGTGCCTGGGCGGAGCACTCGCACCCTTGGTAGCGAAGGAGCTGGTCAATCGTGGGAAGAAAGTTGACCTTGTCCTTGCGATCGATCCATTTGTACCGCAACTAGCTCCACTTTCAGGCGCAGACTTTCAAACGCAGCTTCTTGATTTCTTGGCGATCTTGGTCCCTGTACAAACACACAAGGCCATGCTTAGGCAGTTCGACTTTGAGACGATGGTCAAGGGAGCGCATGATTCAAGCGATGTCGAACGAGTTATCGAGACCGTGCTTAGCAAGCTGAGTCAATCGGATCTGCATGAATACGGCAGCCTAACGCCGCCTGAGCTCTGCGACATGTTCCTCACTGCTCAATTTTTGGACGTCGCTTCCGCAACCGTTTGCGCGTCTCCTCTCATCAGTGAGCCGATGACTGTTTGGTGGTCAAGCAATCGTTCGCAGTTGGAGATTCGGCGTTTTTCTGATTGGGCTGCAAGGGGAGCAGTGCAGCACCGGCGCCTGCCAGAGAGCCATCTGGGGATCATTCGGGCGGCTACGTTGTTTGACGAGATAGGCGCGTTGATTCGTCGCCTGGACTGA